Within Bifidobacterium dentium JCM 1195 = DSM 20436, the genomic segment ATGACTTGATGGCTGCTGGATTTATACAGCGTGTGACGGAACGAGGGCTATGCGTGCCAGCGGATATATCGGTGGTGGGTTTCGATGATGTCTTGGAGTATTACGGTCTGTTTCGCGCGGTAACTAGTGTGGCGCAAGACATCAGCCAATTAGCGAAACGCGGATGGGGCAAGATGCGAGAATACATCGAGTTATTGGATTCCGATGATGTTGACGGTTGTCCGTGGCTAGAAAATCACCATGCCGAATTGTTGAAACCGCATCTTGTGGAACACGGGACCATAAGCGACATCGCGATGTGATGGATGGTCGTAATTTCTTGGAATTGATCAATCGGGCGTGAATCGATATCTGCTTTGGCTTGTTTCAAAGCAAAGGGGATATGTTGCGGCGGGTAGGGTTTCCTGTGACACGCCTGAAATAATGCGGAAGTTGAGAATCCGGAAGCAGTGCATTATAGTTGTGGTAACGTTACCGCATTGAAATGGTAAAGGAGCTGAATTAGATGAGGTAACGTTACCGCATTAGCTGTAACTTAATATATGCAAAGAATATGCAAGATTGGGTTACCTGATGGGTGAAAGAAACAGACCTGATTCATTCGACAACGTCGAAGTTCCGAATGAATTTTGCGGAACGTAATGGAGGCGTCCAAGTCGTCCGCAGTCAGACATACATAAAAGAGGCGGCAATTGATCTCATCCAACCCAATGAGGATGGGTTCCGGAAGCGAGACTGGCAAGCCGCACATGGTATTCTCACAGTTGAGAGGAGGTGTTATGGCGTACGTTACGATTCGCGACGTGGCGCGGCGCGCAGGTATTTCTGTATCTACGGTGTCACGAGCGCTCAACGGCAATGGCAGGATATCCGCCGAGACCAAGCATGCGGTCGAGAAGGCGATGGAAGAGCTCCACTACATTCCCGACTCACGTGCTCGGGCCATGCGATCATCGTCCACGAAGACCGTCGGGCTGCTTGTTCCCGATATTCGAAACGGATACTTTGCGGATCTGGCGTATGCGATTCAAGACACTCTATCTAAAGCGGGATATTGCACATTCATCGGAACATCGTCCGAGAATGTGAGACAGCAGGATGTTTTCATCACGAACATGCTGTCGCAGCATATCGATGGGGCGATTATTGTGCCTCAGGGTGAGATGTCGGAGGCATTGCAACGTCTGTTGCGTAGACAATTGCCGGTGGTATTTGTGGACCGTCGCGCGGATGAGCTCGACATGGTGCCCTTAGTGGATTCCGACCCGTTCCCCGGGATGGAATCCGCATTAAGAGACATTCAAGAGCAGGGGCATTCCAAGGTTGGATATGTCTCCGGTCCGATTTTGGATTCGCCTACTTTGCGAGAGCGTGAGCTTGCTTTCCGTGATTGCGGAACACGTTTATTCGGCGAAGAGAATGTCTTCGTTGAATCTACCAGTTTTGACCAGTCCTCTTGTGTCTCAGTGATACGCCGCATGCTGTCGTCCGGCGTGACGTCGATGGTGTTTGGCTATTCGCCTGATACCGTACGTGCCATTGCCATGATGAATGGCGTGGGGGGTGTGCTGGAAAGTGGAATGTCATTTATTTCATTTGATGACATTGAGCTATTCCGATTGACGACGCCGCAAGTGTCCGTGATTTCTCAGCAAGTGCAAAGACTGGGTTGTTTAGGCGCGGAAACCTTCCTTGACATGGTTCAAGGAGGTCACCCGCGATCCCGGCGAGTGGAGACAATCTATATTCAGAGAGGATCTGTCGAGTCTGTCCGATGAGGGACAGGAGACGCAACTGATTGCGGGCGCGAGTCTGCGATTCTGATCAACAACATCAATACATGCCGCTTGGGCCTGTTTCAGCAGACCCAAGGAATAAGTGCATCTTGGTGCGGTAACGTTGCCGCACCCGTAGGGAAAGCGAGAGAATATGACGCAACTATCTCTTGTCGGTGTCTCCAAGATATTTGGAAGCACCAAGGTAGTGAACAATGTCTCGGTCAAAGTGGAACCGGGTAAAGTCCATGTACTTCTCGGTGAGAACGGTGCCGGCAAATCTACCGTCATCAAAATGATGAGCGGCATCTACCAACCTGATGAAGGCCATATTGAGATTGACGGCAAAGAAGTACGTATTCCCAATGTTGATACCGCCCGTAAATTCGGCATTGCAGTTATTCATCAGGAGCTCAACCTTGTTCCGCAATTGTCCATTATGGAGAATTTATTCCTTGGCACACTGCCGAACAAAGCGGGTTTTGTCGATCGCAAAACCATGGCTGAAAAAGCCAGAAAAGCCATCAAGCTCATTGGGTTGGAAGAAGACGTGCACACTGCGATGGGTGAATTAGGTGTGGCCCGTCAGCAGATGGTGGAAATCGCAAAAGCTCTGATGCAGGATGCATCGATTCTGATTCTGGATGAACCGACTGCCGCGCTGACCCGCAGGGAATGTGACCAGTTGTTCGCCATTATGGATGAGCTGAAGGCGAAAGGCGTAGGTATGGTCTTCATCTCCCACCATCTTGACGAAATAGCCCGTGTGGGAGACGTGGTTTCGGTGCTGCGAGATGGTCAATACATCGATACGGTTCCAGCGTCTACCAGTGAGGATGAACTTGTCAAGCTTATGGTCGGCCGTGACATTACCAACCAGTTTCCACGCATCGCGCAGGAGCCGGGCGAGGTACTGCTTGATGTAAAAGAGCTGACTCGTGAAGGTGCGCTCGATAAAGTGTCACTGCAAGTGCATGCCGGCGAGGTTGTCGGATTGGCTGGCCTGGTTGGTGCAGGGCGAACTGAAGTTATTCGTGCGATTTTCGGTGCGGATTCATATGATTCTGGCTCCGTCAGCGTGTGCGGAAAAAAGCTGCAGAAGAAGTCCATTGCTCAGTCCATTGAGGCTGGTCTGGGCCTGGTGCCGGAAGATCGTCGTACGCAAGGTCTAATTCTGGATGCCTCGGTGGCTGAAAATCTCGGCTTGGCGACTATGTTGTCTACTGCAAAATGCGGATTCGCCGATCTCGCAGGGCAACGCAGGCGTGAGAACGAGACCGCCCAAA encodes:
- a CDS encoding LacI family DNA-binding transcriptional regulator, with product MAYVTIRDVARRAGISVSTVSRALNGNGRISAETKHAVEKAMEELHYIPDSRARAMRSSSTKTVGLLVPDIRNGYFADLAYAIQDTLSKAGYCTFIGTSSENVRQQDVFITNMLSQHIDGAIIVPQGEMSEALQRLLRRQLPVVFVDRRADELDMVPLVDSDPFPGMESALRDIQEQGHSKVGYVSGPILDSPTLRERELAFRDCGTRLFGEENVFVESTSFDQSSCVSVIRRMLSSGVTSMVFGYSPDTVRAIAMMNGVGGVLESGMSFISFDDIELFRLTTPQVSVISQQVQRLGCLGAETFLDMVQGGHPRSRRVETIYIQRGSVESVR
- a CDS encoding sugar ABC transporter ATP-binding protein — its product is MTQLSLVGVSKIFGSTKVVNNVSVKVEPGKVHVLLGENGAGKSTVIKMMSGIYQPDEGHIEIDGKEVRIPNVDTARKFGIAVIHQELNLVPQLSIMENLFLGTLPNKAGFVDRKTMAEKARKAIKLIGLEEDVHTAMGELGVARQQMVEIAKALMQDASILILDEPTAALTRRECDQLFAIMDELKAKGVGMVFISHHLDEIARVGDVVSVLRDGQYIDTVPASTSEDELVKLMVGRDITNQFPRIAQEPGEVLLDVKELTREGALDKVSLQVHAGEVVGLAGLVGAGRTEVIRAIFGADSYDSGSVSVCGKKLQKKSIAQSIEAGLGLVPEDRRTQGLILDASVAENLGLATMLSTAKCGFADLAGQRRRENETAQKLRIRMANVNQTAGSLSGGNQQKIVFGKWSMANVKVLLLDEPTRGVDVGARVEIYDLINEITANGGAVLMASSDLPEVLGMSDKVLVMSEGRITGHMPASKATQEKVMALAVSHMDDENDNEH